The DNA window GGTGTTGCCGAAGCCGTAGAGGAAGTACGGCGTGGCCTGCGCGGGGTCGATCCGCACGTCGAAGGCGACGCTGATCGCGGCGCGGTCGCGCAGCACGCTGTCCGGCATCCGGACGTAGGTGTTCGTGCCGTTGAAGCCGAGTCCCTGAGCGCCGTCCCACGCGGGAGTCCCCAGGACGGCGCCGTCGCGATGGTTGCCGGACGCGTCGGCGGCGACCGTGCCGGAGGTCTCGTCGAGCCGGTAGTGGAGCAGAAGGCCGTCGTCGGGCGCCGCCTGCGCGGGGGAGCCGGCGACCAGAACGGACAGAAACATGAGGAGCGCTAACACACGCGGCATGTGATCTCCCGTGACGGAGGCGTTGCCGAAGTGTTAACGCTCACACAATCGATGTCAAGAACTTCTATGTATCAGCGGCTACTTCCCGTTGATCTCCCCGCATGCGCTGGAGAGGTTCAGCCACGCCTGCGCCATCGCCAGGTTCAGCTTCTCCGGCGGCTTCGGCGCGGCGGCCGCCACCGCGGCGCTGGTGTCACGCACCGTCCCGGCCGCCGTGCGGATCGACTCCTGGGTCGCCTTCGCCGCGACCTCGGCGGCCTGCCCGGTCCGCGCCGGATCGAGGTGCGCCTTCGCGGCGTTCACGTCGTTCACCGCGGCGCAGGCCGCCTTGTCGGCGTCCGCGGACGCCGGTTCACCCGCGGCCACCGGGGCGGCCGCGGGCTCCGCGCCACAACCTGCAAGAGCCAGCACGAGTACGGGGAGGAGAAGCGCTCTACGCATGCCGTGCCCAACGACGACACCGGCGATCCGGCCTGCCCTGCCACCCGTGCGAGGGACTGCTCGCCGGTCAGGCCAGGACGAACGTGTAGCCCTTGGCCTTCAGCTTCTTGATGGTCTTGTCCAGCGCCGCGACGGTCTGGCTGCGGTTGCCGCCGCCGTCGTGCATCAGGATCACGCCGCCCGGCCGGGTGTTGCCGACCGCCCGGCTGACGATCACGCTGGTGCCCGGCCGCGACCAGTCCCGCGTGTCGACGGTCCAGCCGAGGATCCGCAGCCCCTGGTCACGGACGACCTTGCGGGTGCGGGAGTTGCTCGCCCCGTACGGGAAACGGAAGACCTGCGGGCTCCGGCCGGTCACGCTCTTGATCTTCTTCTGGGTCCAGACCACCTGCGAGCGCGCCGAGCTGGTCGACAGATCGGTGAAGTCCGGGTGGTTCCGGCTGTGGTTGCACAGACGATGTCCCTCGCGGACGATCCGCTTCGCGGTCTTCTGGTACGGCCCCACGTTGTTCCCCAGCATGCAGAACGTCGCCTTCACGTTGTTGCGCTTGAGGATGTCGAGAACCTGCGGGGTGTACTTCGACGGGCCGTCGTCGAAGGTGAGCGCGACGGTCTTGCGCTTGGCCTTCGCGGCGGCGGAATAGGCCACCTCGAGGGTGCGCACCCGCAGCGCGGCCGCCTCGGCGGCCTGGACCTGCCGGGCGGCGCTCGCGGCCGGCGCGGCGGCGGTCACCGTCGCGGGCGCGGCCTGCCCGGCCTGCGGTGCGGCGCCCACCACCAGTGAGCCGGCCACCAGGCCGACGGCGAGCTGCGCGCCGATCCGGCGGCGTGAACGTCCCTGTGCGACTGACCTGTCACCGGTCGCGGACTGTTTGTTGACGAATTCCGTCATCGCGAGAATCCCCCTGTGCTTTCGCGGAGCGCTCATCGTTGCGATTGACCGTTTTCACCGTCAACTCATTGGCCTACACCGTGATGATCAACACCAGAACAACAGCGCAAATGCGACACCGGAAACGCCGGAATGTGACGCCGCTCGCTGTGATAAAGCGCGGCGGTGATCGAGAATGCGCGCTATTGCACGCGGTTGCTATGCTCCCCGCCAATAAGCATTGATCGCTGACATTGTCACCGCGCGCATCGGCTCAATGCCGCTCGGCTCAAGTTGGTGTCGGGGGGCTGGCCTGGTGGGTGATCGGCTTTGGGTGCGTGGACCGCCTGCCACACTTCCGGTTTATCAGCTTTGTCCGGCTGTTCGGGCGACCCGCATCGACACGGTCACACACAACGCCGGCGCCGCGGGGACGAGGTCACACGCAACGTTTGTGTGGCGATCCATCAACGCCAGGGCGGGGATGGAAGCACACGAACCGTTTAGGTGCGACCTCATCGCGGCCGGCGTGAACGCCGGTGCGCCCTCGCCCCGGCGACAGGGCCGCATCGTGAGCTGCCACCCCCGCGTGAGCCCACCGTGAGTCGCCAGCCGGGCACGAGCCCGTGAGTCGCCACCCGTGCACCAGCCCACCGTGAGTCGCCAGCCGGGCACGAGCCCACCGTGAGCCGCCCTGGCGTTCACCGCCCGCACTGGAGATCAACGAGGGTTGAGTGGCATTGCGCGCCGGCTTCGCCGGGGTCCGGGGAGGTGACGGGCGCGACGGTCGGCACCCTCTGGGGCACGGGTTTGCCGAACCGGACGTGCCGGTGCACGGCGGCGACAAGAATCAGCGACATGGACAGGTCGGCGCCGGCGATGGAGATGGCCGCCGGCGGCATGACCCGCTCGGCGGCCGACCGGCTCGCCGCGCTCACGGCCCGTGGCGCGCATGCCGCCTGCGGGGTCATCCACCTGATCGACGGGCGGAACCTGCGGCTGGTCGGCGGGCACCATCTGCCGTCCGGGTTCGAGGCGATGCAGCAGGTCCCGGTCACGGCGACGGTCGCCGGGGTGATCCTGCGCACCGGATTCCCGGTGGTGATCAGCGACGTGGACCGCGACGACCGGGTGCCGCCGGACGCCCCGGTGCGCGCGGTCGGCCTGCGCTGCTTCGCCGGCTACCCGGTGCGGGACCCGAACGGCGCGATCACCGGCACCTGCTCGGTGATGGACTACCAGCCGCGGCAGTGGACGCCCGACGAGCTGACCGCGCTCGACGACGGGGCACAGGCGTGCACCGCGTTCGTCGCCGAGCTACGCGCCCACGAGACCGAGTACCGGCAGCGGATGTTCCGGGACACCCTGCTGGAGAGCCTCGACACCGGGGTGGCGGCCTGCGACGCGGACGGCCGGCTGGTGCTGGTCAACCGGTCCCTGCGCGAACGGTTCGGCACCGAGCAGGTGCAGGGCACGGTCGAGCAGTGGGCGCGCGGACTGCCGCTCACCACGCCGGAGGGCGCCCCGATCGACGTGACCCGGCTGCCGCTGCTGCTCGCCCTCGGCGGCGCCGACGCGCGTGGCGCCGAGTACGTGCTGCACCGCCCGGACGGCACCCGGCGCCGGCTGATCGTCAACGGTCACCCGATCACCAGTGGGCGCGGGCGCAGCCTGGGCGCGGTGGCGGTCGTGCACGACGTGACCGAGGCCCGCCGCGCCGAGCAGCTGCAACGGGAGCTGGCCCGCAGCAAGGACGAGTACCTCAACCTGGTCGGGCACGAGCTGCGCACCCCGGTGACGATCATCGGCTCGTACCTGGAGCTGCTCGGCGAGAGCGACCCGGAGAGCCCGGCCACGGAGCTGCTGCCGATGATCGCGGCCGCCCGGCGCGGCAGCGAGCGGCTGCGACGGCTGGTCGAGGCGCTGCTGGACCTGTCGGCGTTCGACGCCGGCCGTAACCCCCTGCAGGTGACCGAGATCGATCTGGCGGGGCTGGTCGCGAGCGCGGTCGGCGACACGGCGTCCCGGGCCGTGGTGAAGAACCTGGCGGTGCACCGCTCGGGGCCCGATCGGCTGCCCCTGCGCGGCGACCCGCGGCGGCTCACCCAGCTGGTCACGGCGGTGCTGGACAACGCGATCACGTACACCCCGGGTGGCGGGACGATCACCGTGACCGTCGCCGCGAGCGCCACCACGGCCTGCCTCGACGTCGTCGACACCGGGCTGGGGATCCCGGAGCACGAACGCCCGCACGTGTTCGACAGGTTCTTCCGGGGCGCGGTCACCACCGAGCTGGCGATCGCGGGCGCCGGCCTCGGCCTGTCGATCGCGAAACTGATCGTGGAGCGGCACCAGGGAGTCATCACGGTGACGCCGAACGAGCAGCGGCAGGGCACGCGCGTGCACATCGAGCTGCCGCGCTGGCCGTCCTGACCGTGCGAGCGGCCGCCCTGAGCCGGTGGGTGACTGTGACCTTCAGGGAGCCATGGCTTCCGCCGGCCCGGGCGTTCCGCTCACCTCCACCATCGGCGCGCCCGGGGGACATCTGAGGGCCGCGATCATGTACGCACGGGGAGGACGCCGGCGGATTCCGGGGTCGGTGTCCGCCCCGTGGGATTGATCGGTGGTTGAACGGGCAAGCAGACATCATGCGAGCTTTGACGTGGCAGGGGACGAGCAAGGTCTCGGTGGAGACCGTGCCGGACCCGAAGATTCAGGAACCGACCGACGCCATCGTGCGGATCACCTCGACCGCGATCTGCGGATCCGACCTTCACCTCTACGACGTGCTCGGCATGTACCTCGACAAGGGCGACGTGCTCGGCCACGAGCCGATGGGCATCGTCGAGGAGGTCGGCGCCGGGGTCACCCACATCAAGCCCGGTGACCGGGTGGTGATCCCGTTCAACATCTCCTGCGGGCACTGCTGGATGTGCCGGCGCGGGTTCTTCGCGCAGTGCGAGACCACCCAGGTGACCGATCAGGGCAAGGGCGCCGCGCTGTTCGGCTACACCAAGCTGTACGGCCAGGTCCCCGGCGGTCAGGCCGAGTACCTGCGGGTGCCGCAGGCCCAGTTCGGGCCGATCAAGGTGCCGGACGGCCTGCCCGACGAGCGCTTCCTCTTCCTCTCCGACGTGCTGACCACGTCGTGGCAGGCGGTCAAGTACGCGGACGTGCAGCCCGGCAACACGTTCTTCGTCACCGGCCTCGGCCCGATCGGGCAGATGACCGCGCGGATCGCCCGGCACCTCGGCGCCGAGCGGGTGATCGCCTCCGACAACGTGCCGGAGCGCCTGGAGATGGCCCGCCGGCACGGCATCGAGACGCTGAACAGCGACGACGTGGACGTTCCCGCCGCGGTGTACGACCTGACGTCCGGCCGGGGCGCCGACAGCGTGGTCGAGTCGGTCGGCATGGAGGCCCACGGCTCGCCGGTGCAGGCGGCCGCGGTCAAGGCGGCCGGGATGCTGCCGGACGCGCTGGCCCGCAAGGCCGTGGAGACCGCCGGCATCGACCGGATGGCCGCGCTCACCACGGCGTTCGCCGCGGTCCGCCGGGCCGGCACGGTGTCGATCATCGGGGTGTACGGCGGGAACGCGGACCCGATGCCGATGATGGACCTGTTCGACAAGGGCGTGACCCTGCGGATGGGCCAGGCGCACGTGAAGCGCTGGGTCGACGACATCCTGCCGCTGGTCAGCGGGGACGACGACCCGCTCGGCGTGGACGATCTGGTGACGCACCGGCTGCCGCTGGAGGAGGCGCCGCACGCGTACGAGATCTTCAAGAAGAAGGAGGACGGCTGCATCAAGGTGGTGCTGAAGCCGTAACGGGGCAGGGGCCGGGAACAGCCGTCTCGTCAGCGCAGCTCTGCGTAGAGCCAAGCGGCGAAGCAGAGCGCGATCCAGCCGCCGATCGCGGCGGTGAAGGCGGCTGATCCCGGCCTCTTCCACTTGCGGACCAGGTACCAGCAGAGGGGCACCGAGACGAGCAGGCTCGGGGAGGTCCAGAGGACCACGGTGCCGAAGATGTCGCTTGCCTCGATCACTTTCGGACAGCCCCAGTCGCCTTCGCACGACCGGACCGCGCCGGACACCTCGGTGTACCCGGGATTGTCCGGGTGCTCCTGGAAGAGCAGGGCAGGCACGGTGGCGGCCGCGAGGTACCAGCCGAGCAGTGCCAGATAGGCCCTCGTGATCATGGACGGGAGCGTAGACCCCGCCGTCCACGCAGCGACCGGACGGCCGGGATCGCATCGGTCGCGCCGAGCGCCCACGCCACCAGCAGCGGCTGGAAGAAGAGCCGCACGAACCGCTTCGTGTCGGTGTCCAGCCCGAAGCCGTCCTTGTGCTCCAGCCACTGCGCCACGTTGCCCGGGAAGATGACCACGAAGAAGGCGCCGGCGGCCGCGCCGACCAGCCCTCGGTACGGCTGCTTCCAGGTCGCCAGCAGCGCCGCGCCGAGCCCGATCTCGGCCACTCCGGAGGCGAGCACGACGAAGTCCGTGTCGATCGGGAACCAGTCCGGCACCTGCGCCTGGAACTCCTCGCGGGCGACGGTCAGGTGGGTGGTGCCGGCGAAGGCGAGGGTCGCGCCGAGGGCGGCCTGCAGGATCTTCTTCATACTGGGAACGTTAATCAGTTCTGATGAGATCATCAACTTGGCGGACGGCTTAGGATCGGGGCATGACGCCGAACCGCCTCGACCAGCGCCGCGCCCGCACGCGCGCGGCACTGCTCGGAGCGGCCCGTGACCTGCTGGTCTCCCGGGTGCCCGCCGAGGTGTCCATCCAGGAGATCACCGATGCTGCGGACGTGGGCTTCGGCAGCTTCTACAACCATTTCGAGTCGAAGCAGACGCTCTTCGATCAGGCCATCGCCGAGGTCGCGGGCGAGCATCGGGAGATGCTGGAAGCGGGTACGGCGGGGCTGACCGATCCGGCCGAGGTGCTGTCGGTCGCGGTGCGGCTCACCGTGCTGCTGGCGCAGACCGGGCCCGGCATGGCGCGGGTCATCGACCGGGCCGGGCTGGGCTATCTCGACGCGCTCGCCCCGGCCGGGTTGCGCTTCCTGCGTCGTGCCCACGCGGTGGGGCGGCTCTGTTTCGACGATGCCGAGGTGGCGTGGTCGTGCGTCGGGGGTGCCACGCTGGGGACGCTGCGGCGTGCGCTGGAGTCGTCGCCGGCGGAGACCGGTCAGGCCGGTCGGCAGGCGGCGCTCGGTGTGCTGCGCCTGTTCGGGGTGCCCGAGATCGACGCCCGGCGGATCGCGGCGCGGACTCTCCCCGCCTGATCCCGCCGCGTGCCGCTGCGCGGGCTCCAGCCGAACGGCCGTACTGTGCCAGGCATGCGAGCAACTGGAACGTTCGACGTAGTCGACTTCACCGCGGCACCCGTGCCGCCTTCCGAGATCAAGACCGGTCTGCCGGTCGGGTTCGCCACCATGCGCAAGGCGTTCACCGGCGAGATCCAAGGTCGGTCCGAGACGCTCTTCACCTCTGCCTTCGACCCCGCGAGCAACACCGGCACGTACGTCGCGATGGAGTCGTTCGAGGGCCGCATCGCCGGCCACACGGGGACCTTCAACTTCGTGCACTCCGCCACCACGACCGGTGGGGGCCGGCAGGACGAGTCTCTGGTGATCGTTCCCGGGAGCGGTACCGGCGGGCTGACCGGCGTCCGCGGCAGCGGCGGGCTGACCGTCGACGAGGACGGCACCCATCGGATCTGGTTCGACTACGAACTGTCCTGAGATTCGTCGACCGGTCGCTTGTCGAGCGGACGCCGGTTCGCTTGTCGCGCGGACCTCAGTCGGCGAACACCTCGTCGGACGGGTCGAAGGGGAGCGTGTCGGGGACGGCGGCTGAGCTGCCCGGCGCGGGCGTTCTCGGACAGTGCGCGCGAGCTCGCTTACCCAACTCCTCGGCCGGCGCCTCGACACCGCCGCACGTCACGCCGCCCACGGTCAGCTCGGTCCACGCCGTGAACGTGCCGGACACCGGTGTTCCGCCGCAGTCGACGCTGAAGTCGGCCGTCACCGTCTCCACGCCCTCGTAGAGCAGCGTCTCGGGAATGGTCGGATCGTCCTGGGGGCCGGTGAGCAGCGAATAGCCGCCGTCCTGGGCGACGGCAGGGCCATTGCGGAGGGTACGGCCGGAGACCGCGCTCAGCGAGGTGGCGAGCGCCGTGGTCCAGTCGTCCGGTGCGGTGAGCCGGGTGATCGACGTGGTGAACGGCTCGGTGAGGACGGGCTGGCCGGTCGGGGAGACGGTGGCGCGCTCGCCGAAGACGGTGACGCGGGTCAGCCGCGAGGCGAAGGACGGCTCCGACCAGCGGACTCCGGCGGGGGAGCAGCCGGCGGGGACGGCGGGGGTCTCCGCGTTCGTCCGGTCTTCCCCGGGGGTGGCGCAGGCGGCGGGCAGCGCCGCCACCAGGAGCGCGGCGAGCACGCGGATGATCATCGCGACATCCTCCTCGAAGATGACGGATGTTGTCACGGCGGTGTTATGCGCGTCGCTCTACGTTGGTGGCCATGCGTAGACATGGCGATGCCCCAGCCGCAGGGGGATCGGCTGGGGCATCGCTTCTTCCTCGGCTCAGGGGGTCAGTAGCCGAAGTCCTGGGTGTAATAGGGAGCGCCGCTCTTGCTGTAGACA is part of the Actinoplanes missouriensis 431 genome and encodes:
- a CDS encoding ATP-binding protein, yielding MDRSAPAMEMAAGGMTRSAADRLAALTARGAHAACGVIHLIDGRNLRLVGGHHLPSGFEAMQQVPVTATVAGVILRTGFPVVISDVDRDDRVPPDAPVRAVGLRCFAGYPVRDPNGAITGTCSVMDYQPRQWTPDELTALDDGAQACTAFVAELRAHETEYRQRMFRDTLLESLDTGVAACDADGRLVLVNRSLRERFGTEQVQGTVEQWARGLPLTTPEGAPIDVTRLPLLLALGGADARGAEYVLHRPDGTRRRLIVNGHPITSGRGRSLGAVAVVHDVTEARRAEQLQRELARSKDEYLNLVGHELRTPVTIIGSYLELLGESDPESPATELLPMIAAARRGSERLRRLVEALLDLSAFDAGRNPLQVTEIDLAGLVASAVGDTASRAVVKNLAVHRSGPDRLPLRGDPRRLTQLVTAVLDNAITYTPGGGTITVTVAASATTACLDVVDTGLGIPEHERPHVFDRFFRGAVTTELAIAGAGLGLSIAKLIVERHQGVITVTPNEQRQGTRVHIELPRWPS
- a CDS encoding DoxX family protein → MKKILQAALGATLAFAGTTHLTVAREEFQAQVPDWFPIDTDFVVLASGVAEIGLGAALLATWKQPYRGLVGAAAGAFFVVIFPGNVAQWLEHKDGFGLDTDTKRFVRLFFQPLLVAWALGATDAIPAVRSLRGRRGLRSRP
- a CDS encoding TetR/AcrR family transcriptional regulator, with the translated sequence MTPNRLDQRRARTRAALLGAARDLLVSRVPAEVSIQEITDAADVGFGSFYNHFESKQTLFDQAIAEVAGEHREMLEAGTAGLTDPAEVLSVAVRLTVLLAQTGPGMARVIDRAGLGYLDALAPAGLRFLRRAHAVGRLCFDDAEVAWSCVGGATLGTLRRALESSPAETGQAGRQAALGVLRLFGVPEIDARRIAARTLPA
- a CDS encoding zinc-dependent alcohol dehydrogenase; translated protein: MRALTWQGTSKVSVETVPDPKIQEPTDAIVRITSTAICGSDLHLYDVLGMYLDKGDVLGHEPMGIVEEVGAGVTHIKPGDRVVIPFNISCGHCWMCRRGFFAQCETTQVTDQGKGAALFGYTKLYGQVPGGQAEYLRVPQAQFGPIKVPDGLPDERFLFLSDVLTTSWQAVKYADVQPGNTFFVTGLGPIGQMTARIARHLGAERVIASDNVPERLEMARRHGIETLNSDDVDVPAAVYDLTSGRGADSVVESVGMEAHGSPVQAAAVKAAGMLPDALARKAVETAGIDRMAALTTAFAAVRRAGTVSIIGVYGGNADPMPMMDLFDKGVTLRMGQAHVKRWVDDILPLVSGDDDPLGVDDLVTHRLPLEEAPHAYEIFKKKEDGCIKVVLKP
- a CDS encoding polysaccharide deacetylase family protein — translated: MTEFVNKQSATGDRSVAQGRSRRRIGAQLAVGLVAGSLVVGAAPQAGQAAPATVTAAAPAASAARQVQAAEAAALRVRTLEVAYSAAAKAKRKTVALTFDDGPSKYTPQVLDILKRNNVKATFCMLGNNVGPYQKTAKRIVREGHRLCNHSRNHPDFTDLSTSSARSQVVWTQKKIKSVTGRSPQVFRFPYGASNSRTRKVVRDQGLRILGWTVDTRDWSRPGTSVIVSRAVGNTRPGGVILMHDGGGNRSQTVAALDKTIKKLKAKGYTFVLA
- a CDS encoding DUF3224 domain-containing protein, with the translated sequence MRATGTFDVVDFTAAPVPPSEIKTGLPVGFATMRKAFTGEIQGRSETLFTSAFDPASNTGTYVAMESFEGRIAGHTGTFNFVHSATTTGGGRQDESLVIVPGSGTGGLTGVRGSGGLTVDEDGTHRIWFDYELS